A portion of the Lysinibacillus timonensis genome contains these proteins:
- a CDS encoding spore germination protein, with translation MFNFKKKQKKEKLKKEQVNDKQQMDGEESPSNEANQNEKSKTITEPPQNGLSKTKLINIIKERTNSPADLKIKFIKETITLFHIDFIIETKTLHDQIISKLQSDIDITPQIIKDILPISELDIKTNIDDCINDLLIGAVLIHIDGYSEIVVAKITAYQTRSLAAPENESQVIGAQVGFNESLATNISLVRGYITNRNLCNEKFTVGKETKTTLSVLYIKGIAPDEQVQTVRQRITDLEIADLIDSAVLAELIDDSSKSIFPQLLLTERPDRFCDGLLGGKVGIIINGSSMAIISPFSFIEFFQSREDKNLRWPIATFIRLLRFFAIMVSIFLTPMYVAFLTFHYEVIPQPLLVPLSESRAIVPFPPILEAFLLEIIIELLREAGARLPTKVGQTIGIVGGIVIGTAAVEAGITSNILIIIIALSALASFTTPNYMMGNVIRILRFPIIFVAGIWGFYGIMITICFLLIHLLRLTSLGAPYLWPFYPPRLNELADSIIRLPFSIVRRQKEQSSGSNGSKKDVSDNEK, from the coding sequence ATGTTTAACTTTAAAAAAAAGCAAAAGAAAGAGAAATTAAAAAAAGAGCAAGTTAACGATAAACAACAAATGGATGGGGAAGAGTCTCCCTCAAATGAAGCAAATCAAAATGAAAAGAGTAAAACCATTACTGAGCCACCACAAAATGGCCTATCAAAAACGAAACTCATTAATATCATTAAGGAGAGAACAAATTCTCCAGCTGATTTAAAGATCAAATTCATTAAGGAAACCATTACACTATTTCACATAGATTTCATTATTGAAACGAAAACATTGCATGATCAAATTATCTCAAAACTGCAATCTGATATAGATATTACTCCTCAAATTATCAAAGACATACTACCAATATCAGAGCTTGATATTAAAACGAACATTGATGATTGTATAAACGATCTACTTATTGGAGCCGTATTAATTCATATTGATGGTTATTCCGAAATCGTCGTTGCGAAAATTACTGCCTATCAAACAAGATCATTGGCTGCACCTGAAAATGAATCGCAAGTAATTGGAGCCCAAGTTGGATTTAACGAAAGTCTTGCAACGAATATATCACTAGTTAGAGGCTATATAACGAATCGAAATCTTTGTAATGAAAAATTTACGGTAGGTAAAGAAACAAAAACGACATTATCTGTCTTATATATCAAAGGAATTGCTCCAGATGAACAAGTTCAAACTGTAAGACAAAGAATTACTGACTTGGAAATTGCAGATTTAATTGATAGTGCTGTTTTAGCAGAACTCATAGATGATAGCTCGAAGTCAATTTTCCCGCAATTGTTACTAACTGAAAGACCTGACCGATTTTGTGATGGCTTATTAGGCGGAAAAGTAGGCATTATTATAAACGGAAGTTCTATGGCCATTATTTCTCCATTTAGTTTTATTGAATTTTTTCAAAGTAGAGAAGATAAAAATTTAAGATGGCCCATTGCAACATTTATTCGACTACTTCGTTTTTTTGCAATCATGGTTTCGATTTTTTTAACTCCCATGTATGTTGCATTTTTAACATTTCATTACGAAGTGATTCCACAGCCTTTACTAGTTCCGTTAAGTGAATCAAGGGCAATTGTCCCATTTCCACCAATTCTTGAAGCGTTTCTCTTAGAAATCATTATTGAGCTATTACGTGAGGCTGGTGCCCGTTTGCCTACCAAGGTTGGACAAACGATTGGTATCGTTGGAGGTATCGTTATTGGAACTGCAGCAGTTGAAGCGGGGATTACGAGTAATATTCTAATTATCATCATTGCACTTAGCGCATTGGCTTCCTTTACAACTCCTAATTATATGATGGGCAATGTAATCCGAATTTTAAGATTTCCCATCATATTTGTAGCTGGTATTTGGGGCTTTTACGGAATTATGATCACGATTTGTTTTTTATTAATTCATTTATTAAGATTAACAAGTTTAGGTGCACCATATTTATGGCCATTCTATCCACCGAGATTAAATGAACTAGCAGATAGTATTATTCGTTTACCATTCTCAATTGTAAGACGACAGAAGGAACAATCATCTGGCAGTAATGGGTCAAAAAAGGATGTTTCTGATAATGAAAAATAA
- a CDS encoding protein-glutamate O-methyltransferase CheR gives MDFLQPHDSEIEMSLEKIEIQLLLNGLYEWCGYDFRNYAYPSVRRRILHRMNAENLRTITSLLDKVLHDKDCLQRLISDFSINVTEMFRDPLFFKEFREKVVPILKTYPSIRIWHAGCATGEEVYSMAILLNEEGLYEKTKIYATDINPNVLKIAKNGRYPLENMKKYTNNYLQAGGKEAFSDYYKVDHLGVKFQSFLAKNIVFAQHNLVTDSSFNEFHVILCRNVLIYFNKALQNKVLQLFYHSLGTFGILCLGSKESINYTDFSSNFDDIHAAQKIYKKIK, from the coding sequence ATGGATTTTTTACAACCACATGATAGTGAAATAGAAATGAGTTTAGAAAAAATCGAAATACAATTGCTGCTAAATGGTTTATACGAATGGTGTGGCTACGATTTTCGTAATTATGCTTACCCGTCTGTTAGAAGGCGTATATTACATCGTATGAATGCAGAAAATTTACGAACAATAACCAGTTTATTAGATAAAGTGTTACACGATAAAGACTGTTTACAAAGATTAATCTCCGACTTTTCAATCAACGTAACCGAAATGTTTCGAGACCCTCTCTTTTTCAAGGAATTTAGAGAAAAGGTAGTACCGATTCTTAAAACATACCCATCGATTCGGATTTGGCATGCAGGTTGCGCAACAGGGGAAGAAGTATACTCCATGGCAATTTTGCTCAATGAAGAGGGATTATATGAAAAGACAAAAATTTACGCAACTGATATCAATCCTAACGTTTTAAAAATTGCTAAAAACGGACGTTATCCACTAGAAAATATGAAAAAGTATACAAATAATTATTTGCAAGCAGGAGGAAAAGAGGCGTTCTCTGATTACTATAAAGTAGACCATCTTGGCGTTAAGTTTCAGTCTTTCTTAGCTAAAAACATTGTTTTTGCACAACATAATTTAGTAACTGATAGCTCATTTAACGAATTTCACGTCATCCTTTGCCGTAACGTGTTAATTTATTTCAATAAAGCTTTACAAAATAAAGTACTTCAACTTTTTTATCATAGTTTAGGTACTTTTGGAATCTTATGTCTTGGTAGTAAAGAGTCCATCAATTATACAGACTTTTCTTCTAACTTTGATGACATCCATGCTGCACAAAAAATTTATAAAAAAATAAAGTGA
- a CDS encoding response regulator yields MKVRTKFLLAISTLPLFLFIILGVGWYQVVHLNNASNIVQTNYDQTVLAGQIRADVKDEGLILRNLIIFDQGEAINQEIAQLTNESQNIRSNIDLLKSSVQTREQEELVNTLIEANTEYQTYVNEVINLINNDRFEEAKKIMDESSDEFHDHFSDILSQMTKSFESNLGTSLTTLVSNFQNETILINVILAICILTIILILLRTILPLTKRISSMSEVMSNISNAGNSLDQKVEVLANDEFDEMAKSFNQMIDRIAKQIENEQEITWKKTHITDITTKLSGTQELETLGHTLLSKLVPLVESSFAAMYVKDLNNHSSENYQLVSAYGLKSREQIKTIQLGEGLTGQAILEKKPIFVTDVPSDYIHVSSSLGEALPLNLVILPICFEGEVKAVIELASFKSYSESQKSFLKELIDTLGIVLDSIINRIQLAKLLEETQTLMEEIQAQSEELQNQQEELRATNEELEEQTQALRQSELKLQMQQEELEQTNVELEEKAKKLEEQNLKYDQTNREVEKAKHELELKAEQLALSSKYKSEFLANMSHELRTPLNSLLILSKLLADNPHQNLTGKQIEYAKTIYSSGHDLLVLINDILDLAKIESGKTEIIASDVSISSIQEFVHNSFSFMAESKNLDFEVIIKDGTPQTIYNDEVRIHQILKNLLSNAFKFTEKGRIQLVIGLADHPLAGEQPKISLSVIDTGIGIAKEKLNLIFEAFQQADGTTSRKFGGTGLGLSISRELAALLGGEISVESEEGKGSTFTFIVGNYVEQSVKEITKASEEAAPTQEAQVELTEPLQNSISFEQGEDESNQIKRLLIVDDDINQRNSLMELIGGMDFIIKAVSTGHKAIELLKVNQFDCVILDLGLTDTSGFDLLEEIKRHDIHDKIKVFIYTGRELTTKEEMKLSKYAHTIIIKNQHSPERLKSELELYLNKNSKQSNHLDENSTISHIKHTDVEGKKILLVDDDIRNVFALSSVLEMVGYEIVFAENGIESLHVLQTQKDIDLVLMDIMMPEMDGYEAIQKIRNELNLSDLPIIALTAKAMKEDREKCLAIGASDYIAKPVNPDQLISLMKVWLY; encoded by the coding sequence ATGAAAGTAAGAACAAAATTTTTACTTGCAATTAGTACGTTACCACTTTTTCTTTTCATTATATTAGGAGTTGGTTGGTATCAAGTAGTACATTTGAATAATGCGAGTAATATTGTACAAACAAATTATGATCAAACAGTTTTAGCCGGGCAAATTCGGGCAGATGTGAAAGATGAAGGATTAATATTAAGAAATTTAATTATTTTTGATCAAGGGGAAGCAATCAACCAGGAAATTGCTCAATTAACCAATGAAAGTCAAAACATTCGGAGCAATATTGACCTTCTAAAATCAAGCGTACAAACAAGAGAACAAGAAGAACTTGTCAATACGTTAATAGAAGCGAATACGGAATATCAAACTTATGTAAATGAAGTAATCAATCTAATTAATAATGACAGGTTTGAAGAAGCAAAAAAAATAATGGATGAGAGTTCGGATGAATTTCATGATCATTTTTCAGATATCTTATCGCAAATGACAAAATCGTTTGAGTCAAATCTTGGGACTTCCTTAACGACATTAGTATCGAATTTCCAAAATGAGACCATTCTTATTAATGTGATTCTTGCTATATGTATTCTAACTATCATTCTCATCCTACTTCGAACAATCTTACCTTTAACAAAACGGATTAGCTCCATGTCTGAGGTGATGAGTAATATTTCGAATGCGGGTAATTCGTTAGACCAAAAAGTAGAAGTTTTAGCGAACGACGAATTTGATGAAATGGCCAAATCCTTCAATCAAATGATTGATAGAATCGCTAAACAAATAGAAAATGAACAAGAAATCACATGGAAGAAAACACATATTACTGATATCACAACGAAGTTAAGTGGTACACAAGAATTAGAAACATTAGGCCATACATTGTTGTCTAAATTAGTACCGTTAGTAGAATCGAGCTTCGCAGCCATGTATGTAAAAGATTTAAATAATCATAGTAGTGAAAACTATCAGCTTGTATCTGCTTATGGATTAAAGAGTCGTGAACAAATAAAAACAATCCAATTGGGAGAAGGGTTAACTGGACAAGCAATTCTAGAGAAGAAACCGATTTTTGTAACCGACGTACCTTCCGATTACATACATGTTTCTTCGAGCTTAGGCGAAGCATTGCCACTAAATTTAGTAATACTACCTATTTGTTTTGAAGGGGAAGTAAAAGCAGTCATTGAACTTGCTTCTTTCAAGTCTTATAGTGAGTCTCAAAAAAGCTTCCTAAAAGAATTAATTGATACACTCGGAATTGTGCTTGATAGTATCATTAATCGGATTCAACTAGCTAAATTGTTAGAAGAAACACAAACACTTATGGAAGAAATACAGGCTCAATCTGAAGAACTTCAAAATCAGCAAGAAGAATTACGTGCAACAAATGAAGAACTAGAAGAACAAACTCAAGCATTGCGCCAATCTGAGTTGAAACTTCAAATGCAACAAGAAGAATTAGAGCAAACCAATGTTGAATTAGAAGAAAAGGCGAAAAAATTAGAAGAACAAAATCTTAAATACGATCAAACAAACCGAGAAGTGGAAAAGGCAAAACATGAACTGGAACTGAAGGCTGAACAACTTGCTTTAAGTTCAAAATACAAATCCGAATTTTTAGCAAACATGTCCCATGAATTACGTACACCATTAAATAGCTTATTAATTTTATCGAAACTACTTGCTGATAATCCACATCAAAACTTAACGGGGAAACAAATCGAATACGCAAAAACGATTTATTCATCAGGTCACGATTTACTCGTTTTAATTAATGACATTTTAGATTTGGCAAAAATCGAATCTGGTAAAACGGAAATTATTGCAAGTGATGTGTCCATAAGTTCTATACAAGAGTTTGTTCATAATAGCTTCAGTTTCATGGCTGAAAGTAAAAACCTAGATTTTGAAGTAATTATTAAGGATGGTACACCACAAACGATTTACAATGACGAGGTTCGAATACATCAAATATTAAAAAATCTCTTGTCAAATGCATTTAAATTTACTGAAAAAGGTAGAATCCAATTAGTAATTGGATTAGCTGATCATCCACTGGCAGGGGAACAACCGAAAATCTCTTTATCTGTCATTGATACAGGGATAGGTATCGCAAAAGAGAAACTCAATTTAATATTTGAAGCCTTCCAACAAGCAGATGGTACAACGAGTCGTAAATTCGGGGGAACTGGATTAGGATTATCCATCAGTAGAGAACTTGCAGCACTTTTAGGTGGAGAAATTTCCGTTGAAAGTGAAGAGGGTAAGGGCAGTACATTTACTTTTATCGTAGGAAACTATGTTGAACAATCTGTGAAAGAAATAACAAAAGCATCTGAAGAGGCAGCACCTACACAGGAGGCACAGGTAGAACTAACCGAACCACTACAAAACAGTATATCGTTTGAGCAGGGTGAAGATGAATCAAACCAAATAAAACGATTATTAATTGTAGACGACGATATCAATCAACGAAATAGCTTAATGGAATTAATTGGGGGAATGGACTTTATTATTAAAGCTGTTTCTACTGGACATAAAGCAATCGAATTATTAAAGGTTAATCAGTTTGACTGTGTTATTTTAGACTTAGGCTTAACCGATACGAGTGGATTTGACTTACTAGAAGAGATAAAAAGACACGATATACATGACAAAATTAAAGTGTTCATTTATACCGGTAGAGAGTTAACTACTAAAGAAGAAATGAAGCTAAGTAAATATGCACATACAATTATTATTAAAAATCAACACTCACCAGAACGGTTAAAATCCGAACTTGAGCTTTACTTGAATAAAAATAGTAAGCAATCTAATCATTTAGATGAGAATTCAACCATTTCACATATTAAACATACTGATGTTGAAGGTAAAAAAATCTTACTGGTTGATGATGATATACGTAATGTATTTGCTCTTTCTAGCGTACTCGAAATGGTTGGTTATGAAATTGTTTTTGCAGAAAATGGAATTGAAAGTCTACATGTTTTGCAAACTCAAAAGGATATCGATCTTGTATTGATGGATATCATGATGCCAGAAATGGATGGATACGAGGCCATTCAAAAAATTAGAAATGAGCTGAACTTAAGTGATTTACCTATTATTGCTTTAACGGCTAAAGCGATGAAGGAAGATCGCGAAAAATGTTTAGCCATTGGTGCTTCCGATTATATTGCGAAACCAGTAAATCCAGATCAATTAATATCATTGATGAAGGTATGGCTTTATTAA